A region from the Streptomyces sp. 3214.6 genome encodes:
- a CDS encoding pectinesterase family protein: protein MPSPHLGQLPLSRRGFLAASAGTVAALGLAAPPVRAATGQRRPFGRYGSPAARRPQTLYVAPDGQGDFTSVRAAVAATTGSGWTLVLAPGVYRETVAVDVTRTEATWIGASENPRDVVIVYDNAAGTPKPGGGTYGTTGSATTTVQADGFTARWITFANDWLRADHPDITGTQAVAIKVQGDRSAFHHCRFLGHQDTLYADSIALGVFARQYYAHCYAEGDVDFVFGRATAVYEQCHFRTLNRTDLAAAPYGFVFAPSTAGANPLGYLVSRSRVSSAAPDAFYELARPWVPSSDTTARPSLTVRDTRLDAGLDAVAPYTNMSNSFPWQNQRFAEYRNSGPGAVVSVPENRPQLTAEQAESATREAYLGDWEPWKGEC from the coding sequence ATGCCCTCGCCCCACCTCGGTCAACTCCCCCTGTCCAGAAGGGGATTCCTCGCCGCGAGCGCCGGCACGGTCGCCGCCCTCGGCCTCGCCGCCCCGCCCGTGCGGGCAGCCACCGGACAGCGCCGCCCCTTCGGCCGCTACGGCAGCCCCGCCGCCCGTCGCCCCCAGACCCTGTACGTCGCCCCGGACGGTCAGGGCGACTTCACCTCCGTCCGTGCCGCCGTCGCCGCCACCACCGGCAGCGGCTGGACCCTCGTCCTCGCACCGGGCGTGTACCGGGAAACGGTCGCCGTCGACGTCACCCGCACCGAGGCCACCTGGATCGGCGCCTCCGAGAACCCCCGTGACGTCGTCATCGTCTACGACAACGCGGCCGGCACCCCCAAGCCAGGCGGCGGCACCTACGGCACCACCGGATCGGCCACCACCACCGTGCAGGCCGACGGCTTCACCGCCCGCTGGATCACCTTCGCCAACGACTGGCTGCGCGCCGACCACCCCGACATCACCGGCACCCAGGCTGTCGCCATCAAGGTCCAGGGCGACCGTTCCGCCTTCCACCACTGCCGCTTCCTCGGCCACCAGGACACCCTGTACGCCGACTCCATCGCCCTCGGCGTCTTCGCCCGCCAGTACTACGCGCACTGCTACGCCGAGGGAGACGTCGACTTCGTCTTCGGCCGGGCGACGGCCGTCTACGAGCAGTGCCACTTCCGCACCCTGAACCGCACCGACCTGGCCGCCGCGCCCTACGGCTTCGTCTTCGCGCCCTCCACGGCCGGCGCCAACCCGCTCGGATACCTGGTCAGCCGGAGCCGGGTCAGCAGCGCGGCCCCGGACGCCTTCTACGAACTGGCCCGCCCCTGGGTCCCCAGCTCCGACACCACCGCCCGCCCGAGCCTCACCGTCCGCGACACCCGCCTCGACGCCGGCCTCGACGCGGTAGCGCCCTACACCAACATGTCGAACTCCTTCCCCTGGCAGAACCAGCGGTTCGCCGAATACCGCAACAGCGGCCCCGGAGCCGTGGTCTCCGTGCCGGAGAACCGCCCCCAACTCACCGCCGAACAGGCCGAGTCGGCGACCCGCGAGGCCTACCTCGGCGACTGGGAGCCCTGGAAGGGGGAGTGCTGA
- a CDS encoding rhamnogalacturonan acetylesterase, with amino-acid sequence MSLTRRQVTSAALAALPLGAAAAVPAHAGGSRPRTLFIAGDSTAAQKYSDAAPETGWGMAFPFFLHKDRPVANHAVNGRSSKSFVDEGRLDAVLAAIRPGDFLLIQFAHNDEKTTDPTRYTEPWTTYQDYLRMYIDGARAKGARPVLATPVERRRFDAEGNALPTHGEYPAAMRALAESERVALLDVQALSLALWQQLGVEATKTYFNWTATEQDNTHFNPPGAIAVARLVARELLRTRVLAPRDVVRLHDEIPTSWITWPAPLS; translated from the coding sequence GTGTCCCTTACCCGCAGACAGGTCACTTCCGCGGCCCTTGCCGCCCTTCCTCTCGGTGCCGCGGCAGCCGTTCCTGCCCACGCCGGTGGATCCCGGCCCCGCACGCTTTTCATCGCCGGTGACTCCACCGCCGCCCAGAAGTATTCCGACGCCGCTCCCGAGACCGGGTGGGGCATGGCGTTTCCGTTCTTTCTGCACAAGGACCGGCCGGTCGCCAACCACGCCGTGAACGGACGCAGTTCCAAGAGCTTCGTCGACGAAGGCCGGCTCGACGCCGTCCTCGCCGCGATCCGCCCGGGGGACTTCCTGCTGATCCAGTTCGCGCACAACGACGAGAAGACCACCGACCCGACGCGGTACACCGAGCCCTGGACGACGTACCAGGACTACCTGCGGATGTACATCGACGGCGCCCGTGCGAAGGGCGCGCGGCCCGTGCTCGCCACACCGGTCGAGCGCCGCAGGTTCGACGCCGAAGGCAACGCCCTGCCCACGCACGGCGAGTACCCCGCCGCCATGCGCGCGCTCGCCGAGTCGGAGCGGGTGGCGCTGCTCGACGTCCAGGCCCTCTCGCTCGCGCTGTGGCAGCAGCTCGGGGTCGAGGCGACGAAGACGTACTTCAACTGGACCGCGACCGAGCAGGACAACACGCACTTCAATCCACCGGGCGCGATCGCCGTGGCGCGACTCGTCGCCCGGGAGCTGCTGCGGACGCGGGTGCTCGCGCCGCGGGACGTCGTCCGGCTGCACGACGAGATCCCCACGTCCTGGATCACCTGGCCCGCGCCCCTTTCGTAA
- a CDS encoding HAD family acid phosphatase: MHKSLRIAALAAACAVAGAALYGAGAATAGQSTANSTHEPYNIGLLVKDIDTYYGTAPDANGVYQASPASPYAKDLASIDKAARKYIDKAARKALKKGEKPAVVFDIDDTLLLSLDYEKKTNYTYNSTTWAEYVAQANRPAVFGSPELVRYAKAKGVEVFYNSGLKESQRASAVENLKKVGADVNLDAAHIFLKDAANPPSYLSACATPGTWNCTTVQYKSGTRKHIEDDLGYEIIANFGDQYSDLDGGYADRKYKLPNPTYFVG; the protein is encoded by the coding sequence ATGCATAAGTCACTACGTATCGCGGCCCTCGCCGCGGCCTGCGCCGTCGCCGGCGCCGCCCTGTACGGCGCCGGCGCGGCGACGGCCGGCCAGTCCACGGCCAACTCCACCCACGAGCCCTACAACATCGGGCTCCTGGTGAAGGACATCGACACCTACTACGGCACCGCGCCGGACGCGAACGGCGTGTACCAGGCGTCGCCGGCCAGTCCCTACGCCAAGGACCTCGCGAGCATCGACAAGGCCGCCAGGAAGTACATCGACAAGGCCGCCCGCAAGGCGCTCAAGAAGGGCGAGAAGCCCGCGGTCGTCTTCGACATCGACGACACGCTGCTGCTCAGCCTCGACTACGAGAAGAAGACCAACTACACGTACAACTCGACCACTTGGGCCGAGTACGTGGCGCAGGCCAACCGTCCGGCCGTCTTCGGCAGCCCCGAGCTGGTGCGGTACGCCAAGGCCAAGGGCGTCGAGGTCTTCTACAACTCGGGCCTGAAGGAGTCGCAGCGCGCCTCGGCCGTCGAGAACCTGAAGAAGGTCGGCGCCGACGTGAACCTCGACGCCGCCCACATCTTCCTCAAGGACGCGGCCAACCCGCCGTCCTACCTCAGTGCCTGCGCGACGCCGGGCACCTGGAACTGCACGACCGTGCAGTACAAATCCGGCACGCGCAAGCACATCGAGGACGACCTCGGGTACGAGATCATCGCCAACTTCGGCGACCAGTACTCGGACCTCGACGGCGGCTACGCCGACAGGAAGTACAAGCTCCCGAACCCGACGTACTTCGTCGGCTGA
- a CDS encoding right-handed parallel beta-helix repeat-containing protein: MRLSTGRHRRTRTLSIAAAVAVSAGAGGVYLGLSKGGAEAASSTVTVSTTAQLESAVRNAVAGAVIQVRAGAYYPTATLKSTANGTSSARITLRAYGSEKVRIDGSKLPAGSWLAGIYGSYWTVQDLTFQSSPAQGFVVTSSTGGIFKNLVTANNGDSGFTLRGDGTVNNLVQNLDSYGNYDAAGHGQNADGIAIKFGSGTGNRITGARLYNNSDDGVDLWQFSTPVTIEHSWAFGNGRNRWGDSAFEGNGNGFKLGGGGVAVAHLVDNNAAWDNTLNGFTENSNTGAIVLNRNTAYANAKTGFYFATGKARLARNLAVSDRGGPDKLGSSAVSAANNWDAGVATPAFGSTDATTAYGPRRPDGALPTTTFLTTGSTTIGTTMN; encoded by the coding sequence GTGCGTTTGAGCACCGGACGTCACCGCAGGACGCGCACCCTCTCGATCGCCGCCGCGGTGGCCGTTTCCGCCGGGGCGGGCGGCGTGTACCTCGGTCTGTCGAAAGGCGGCGCCGAGGCCGCCTCGTCGACGGTCACCGTGTCCACCACCGCACAGCTCGAGTCGGCGGTGAGGAACGCGGTCGCCGGCGCCGTCATCCAGGTCCGGGCCGGTGCGTACTATCCGACGGCCACGCTCAAGTCGACGGCCAACGGCACGAGTTCGGCCCGCATCACGTTGCGCGCGTACGGCAGCGAGAAGGTGAGGATCGACGGCTCGAAGCTGCCCGCGGGGTCCTGGCTCGCCGGGATCTACGGCAGCTACTGGACCGTGCAGGACCTCACCTTCCAGTCCTCGCCCGCCCAGGGCTTCGTCGTCACCTCGTCGACCGGCGGCATCTTCAAGAACCTGGTCACCGCGAACAACGGCGACTCCGGATTCACCCTGCGCGGCGACGGCACGGTGAACAACCTCGTGCAGAACCTGGACAGTTACGGCAACTACGATGCCGCGGGGCACGGGCAGAACGCGGACGGCATCGCCATCAAGTTCGGCTCGGGAACGGGCAACAGGATCACCGGGGCGCGGTTGTACAACAACTCGGACGACGGCGTCGACCTGTGGCAGTTCTCCACCCCGGTCACCATCGAGCACTCGTGGGCCTTCGGCAACGGCAGGAACCGCTGGGGCGACTCCGCCTTCGAGGGCAACGGAAACGGTTTCAAGCTGGGTGGCGGGGGCGTCGCGGTGGCGCACCTCGTCGACAACAACGCCGCCTGGGACAACACGCTGAACGGTTTCACCGAGAACTCCAACACCGGCGCGATCGTGCTGAACCGCAACACCGCCTACGCCAACGCGAAAACGGGTTTCTACTTCGCCACCGGCAAGGCCCGGCTCGCCCGCAACCTCGCAGTGAGCGACAGGGGCGGGCCGGACAAGCTGGGGTCTTCGGCCGTCTCCGCGGCCAACAACTGGGACGCCGGCGTTGCCACACCGGCCTTCGGGTCGACGGACGCGACGACGGCGTACGGCCCCCGAAGGCCGGACGGCGCCCTGCCGACGACGACGTTCCTGACCACGGGGTCGACGACCATCGGCACGACGATGAACTAG
- a CDS encoding pectate lyase family protein: MRTQVSRTQLCHARVIAALVGCTALVLSVTGTASAQSQAHSHSASPDLGRQALGVNDGWGSYGTGTTGGSAADAAHVHTVTDWAGFKAALAAGGSAPKIIKVKGTIDADGPSCASFAAPEYDFDTYLKTYDPAVWGHDKNLDAEPDGSPEGLRRASAANQDAYIKATVPANTTIVGIGRGAGFKGASLQIKGVDNVIVRNLSFESPLDCFPQWDPTDTADGNWNSEYDSAVVYGSTHVWMDHNTFTDGDHPDSTLPSYYGRIFEQHDGELDIVKGADYVTASWNVFTDHDKTILIGNSDSASTAAVDRGHLKVTFHHNLFSNLVERAPRVRFGQVDSYNNHFVAGDGYSYSYGIGMESQLVAEHNAFTLPAGTGAGKILKKWKDAPLTAADNYVNGEPTDLIAVHNAEVPTEILRSGAGWTPTLRTKVDPTRSVPRIVDCGAGAGRLG; the protein is encoded by the coding sequence TTGCGTACACAGGTATCGCGTACACAGCTATGTCATGCTCGCGTCATAGCCGCTCTGGTGGGTTGCACCGCCCTGGTGCTGTCCGTCACCGGCACGGCGTCCGCCCAGTCCCAGGCCCACTCCCACTCCGCCTCCCCTGACCTCGGTCGGCAGGCTCTGGGCGTCAACGACGGCTGGGGGTCCTACGGGACCGGGACGACGGGCGGGTCGGCCGCCGACGCCGCCCACGTCCACACCGTCACCGACTGGGCCGGCTTCAAGGCCGCCCTCGCCGCCGGCGGCAGCGCGCCGAAGATCATCAAGGTGAAGGGCACCATCGACGCCGACGGGCCGAGCTGCGCCTCGTTCGCGGCGCCGGAGTACGACTTCGACACCTACCTGAAGACCTACGACCCCGCTGTCTGGGGCCACGACAAGAACCTGGACGCCGAGCCCGACGGCAGCCCCGAGGGTCTGCGCCGCGCCTCCGCCGCCAACCAGGATGCCTACATCAAGGCCACCGTGCCCGCCAACACCACCATCGTCGGCATAGGCCGGGGCGCCGGTTTCAAGGGCGCCAGCCTGCAGATCAAGGGCGTCGACAACGTCATCGTCCGCAACCTGTCCTTCGAGAGCCCCCTCGACTGCTTCCCGCAGTGGGACCCGACCGACACCGCCGACGGAAACTGGAACTCCGAGTACGACAGCGCGGTGGTCTACGGGTCGACGCACGTCTGGATGGACCACAACACCTTCACCGACGGCGACCACCCGGACAGCACGCTGCCCTCGTACTACGGGCGGATCTTCGAGCAGCACGACGGCGAGCTCGACATCGTCAAGGGCGCCGACTACGTCACCGCCTCCTGGAACGTCTTCACCGACCACGACAAGACGATCCTGATCGGCAACAGCGACAGCGCCTCGACGGCCGCGGTGGACCGGGGCCATCTGAAGGTCACCTTCCATCACAACCTTTTCTCGAACCTCGTGGAGCGGGCTCCCAGGGTCCGCTTCGGGCAGGTCGACTCCTACAACAACCACTTCGTCGCGGGTGACGGCTACTCCTACAGCTACGGCATCGGCATGGAGTCCCAGCTCGTCGCCGAGCACAACGCCTTCACGCTGCCGGCCGGGACCGGCGCCGGGAAGATCCTCAAGAAGTGGAAGGACGCGCCGCTCACCGCCGCCGACAACTACGTCAACGGTGAGCCGACCGACCTGATCGCCGTCCACAACGCCGAGGTGCCGACCGAGATCCTGCGGTCCGGCGCGGGCTGGACGCCCACCCTGCGCACCAAGGTCGACCCCACCCGGTCCGTTCCGCGGATCGTCGACTGCGGCGCGGGCGCGGGACGCCTCGGCTGA
- a CDS encoding rhamnogalacturonan lyase B N-terminal domain-containing protein → MSTHKRRPLTRRRVLGASAIGVAATGAAVAGGAGLLSSASAAAFGYRDDGRNYVVDTGSSLVFKVSKTTGDLTSLLYKGKEYEGYGGKHSHVESGLGASAVTVEHSGPTILIKVVHGPITQWYAARSGQNNIYLWTNKADASFTATRYIVRLKPGMFPNTGSDSWIEASDTIIEAGDVWRRADGTTHSKHYSGRRTIDYDHVGFTTGSVGLYLVRSNHEKASGGPFYRSLLRHSNDKGAGLYEILHYNEAQTEAERFGLQGPYVLAFTDGAAPSPSLFQDKLDTSWVDGLGITGWVGRAGRGKVAGVGLKGMDASHPYTVGFANPAAQYWAKATAGTGAFSCTGILPGTYTLTVHKGELAVHTETVKVTAGATTTLHTLSITGDPSAAKTLWRLGDWDGTPGEFKNAKLMTYAHPSDARAAKWTGNVTIGGADAAVSFPAYVWKDVNDGVLVYFKLTGEQAAAAHTLRIGVTDAFANGRPRVSVNDWESPVPAAVAQPSTRSLTTGSYRGNNHTFTYHVPASAWKKDVTQYNVLKLGIVSGSSGTRFLSPGTSFDCIDLLA, encoded by the coding sequence ATGAGCACGCACAAGAGACGACCCCTCACGCGCCGACGGGTGCTCGGGGCCTCCGCGATCGGTGTCGCCGCCACCGGCGCGGCCGTCGCGGGCGGCGCCGGCCTCCTGTCGTCCGCGTCCGCCGCCGCCTTCGGCTATCGGGACGACGGCAGGAACTACGTCGTCGACACGGGATCCTCGCTGGTCTTCAAGGTGTCGAAGACCACCGGCGACCTCACCTCGCTTCTCTACAAGGGCAAGGAGTACGAGGGCTACGGCGGCAAGCACTCCCACGTCGAGTCCGGCCTCGGCGCCTCCGCCGTCACCGTCGAGCACTCCGGCCCGACGATCCTGATCAAGGTCGTACACGGCCCGATCACCCAGTGGTACGCGGCCCGCAGCGGCCAGAACAACATCTACCTCTGGACGAACAAGGCCGACGCCTCCTTCACCGCGACCCGGTACATCGTCCGGCTCAAGCCCGGAATGTTCCCCAACACCGGCTCCGACTCCTGGATCGAGGCCTCCGACACGATCATCGAGGCCGGTGACGTGTGGAGGCGCGCGGACGGCACCACCCACTCCAAGCACTACTCGGGCAGACGCACCATCGACTACGACCACGTCGGCTTCACGACGGGTTCGGTCGGCCTGTACCTGGTCCGCTCCAACCACGAGAAGGCCTCCGGCGGGCCCTTCTACCGGTCCCTGCTGCGCCACTCCAACGACAAGGGCGCGGGCCTCTACGAGATCCTGCACTACAACGAGGCCCAGACCGAGGCGGAACGTTTCGGCCTACAGGGTCCGTACGTCCTGGCCTTCACCGACGGCGCCGCGCCGTCCCCGTCGTTGTTCCAGGACAAGCTGGACACCTCCTGGGTGGACGGCCTCGGCATCACCGGCTGGGTCGGCAGGGCGGGCCGTGGCAAGGTCGCGGGCGTGGGCCTGAAGGGCATGGACGCGAGCCACCCCTACACGGTCGGCTTCGCCAACCCGGCCGCGCAGTACTGGGCGAAGGCCACCGCCGGAACGGGCGCGTTCTCCTGCACGGGCATACTCCCGGGCACCTACACCCTGACCGTGCACAAGGGCGAACTGGCCGTCCACACCGAGACGGTGAAGGTGACGGCGGGCGCGACGACGACCTTGCACACTCTCTCGATCACCGGCGACCCGTCCGCCGCGAAGACGCTCTGGCGGCTCGGCGACTGGGACGGCACCCCCGGCGAGTTCAAGAACGCCAAGCTCATGACGTACGCCCACCCGTCCGACGCCCGCGCCGCGAAGTGGACGGGGAACGTCACGATCGGCGGCGCCGACGCGGCCGTGTCCTTCCCTGCGTACGTGTGGAAGGACGTCAACGACGGCGTCCTTGTCTACTTCAAGCTGACCGGGGAGCAGGCGGCGGCCGCGCACACCCTCCGGATCGGCGTCACGGACGCGTTCGCGAACGGCCGCCCGCGGGTGTCGGTGAACGACTGGGAGTCGCCCGTTCCGGCGGCCGTCGCCCAGCCCTCGACCCGCTCCCTGACGACAGGGTCCTACCGGGGCAACAACCACACGTTCACGTACCACGTCCCGGCGAGCGCCTGGAAGAAGGACGTGACGCAGTACAACGTGCTGAAGCTCGGCATCGTGAGCGGTTCGAGCGGCACGAGGTTCCTGAGCCCGGGCACATCGTTCGACTGCATCGACCTGCTCGCCTGA
- a CDS encoding pectinesterase family protein, producing MRRRTLLAGLTGAALMATTPAFAHTRRVLQVRPGDSLQAAVDAVDGPGWTIVVQPGTYRQVVNIPAEKGELTLRGASRDPRAVVIVYNNANGTPKPDGSGTYGTAGSATFTSAAPGLTVRDLTLANDWLRADHPEITGTQAVAAYVAGDRTHFENVRLLAHQDTLFADTTALDAFDLQYFHRCYIEGDVDFVFGRGRAVFDACHFHTLQRDVSFTPKGMVFAPATARANPYGFLALRGRITSDAEDAAYKIARPWVPSYETTAWPSLVVRDTWIGPGIDAVTPYTNMRDAYPWQTMRFREYANSGPGAAISVPENRPQLTAEEAATHTRRTYLGDWRPYERRP from the coding sequence CTGCGCAGACGCACCCTTCTCGCGGGCCTCACCGGCGCCGCCCTCATGGCCACGACTCCTGCCTTCGCCCACACCCGCCGTGTCCTGCAGGTCCGCCCAGGCGACTCGCTGCAGGCGGCCGTGGACGCGGTCGACGGACCCGGCTGGACGATCGTCGTGCAGCCGGGCACTTACCGTCAGGTCGTCAACATCCCAGCCGAAAAGGGGGAGCTGACCCTACGAGGTGCGAGCCGGGATCCACGCGCCGTCGTGATCGTCTACAACAACGCCAACGGCACACCGAAGCCCGACGGCTCGGGCACCTACGGCACCGCGGGCTCCGCCACCTTCACCTCCGCCGCCCCCGGCCTCACCGTCCGCGACCTCACCCTCGCCAACGACTGGCTGCGCGCCGACCACCCGGAGATCACCGGAACCCAGGCGGTGGCCGCCTACGTCGCCGGCGACCGCACGCACTTCGAGAACGTCCGGCTCCTCGCCCACCAGGACACCCTGTTCGCGGACACCACCGCGCTGGACGCCTTCGACCTGCAGTACTTCCACCGCTGCTACATCGAGGGCGACGTCGACTTCGTCTTCGGGCGGGGCCGGGCCGTCTTCGACGCCTGCCACTTCCACACCCTCCAACGGGACGTGAGCTTCACCCCCAAGGGCATGGTCTTCGCCCCCGCCACCGCCCGCGCCAACCCCTACGGCTTCCTCGCCCTCCGGGGCCGGATCACCTCAGACGCCGAGGACGCGGCGTACAAGATCGCGCGGCCCTGGGTGCCGTCGTACGAGACGACCGCCTGGCCCTCGCTGGTCGTGCGGGACACGTGGATCGGCCCCGGGATCGACGCCGTCACCCCCTACACCAACATGCGGGACGCCTACCCCTGGCAGACCATGCGCTTCCGCGAGTACGCCAACTCAGGCCCCGGTGCCGCGATCTCCGTACCGGAGAACCGTCCGCAACTGACCGCCGAGGAGGCGGCGACGCACACCCGGCGGACCTATCTCGGGGACTGGAGGCCGTATGAGCGGCGTCCATGA
- a CDS encoding right-handed parallel beta-helix repeat-containing protein, which produces MSRIRSSLTALAVVTAGAGLAVLPTHAQAATVVVSNSTDLSNAIKTATAGTVIQVRGGTYHPTATLQSTANGTSSSPVTLTAYGSETVKIDGSSLPDGDWIFKLTADYWNVSNITFQNSPDSAVVCQSCTGTNWNNIKTINGGDSGFTLTGDGTVNNTVKNIDSYGNYDAANHGENADGIAVKFGSGTGNLITGARLYNNSDDGIDFWSFSSPVTVEHTWSMGNGVNRWSDSAFAGDGNGYKLGGDDEVVAHVINNSAAWGNAGNGFTENSNTGAIVINRTTAYANSKWGYYFATSSAKLGKNLAVGNGGGAVNKGSKVTSAGNNWDSGVSTPAFRSTDASSTYNARSSSGTLPATTFLTTGSTTIGATMN; this is translated from the coding sequence ATGAGCCGCATCAGGAGTTCCCTCACCGCTCTCGCCGTCGTCACCGCCGGCGCGGGTCTCGCCGTCCTCCCCACCCACGCACAGGCCGCGACCGTGGTCGTCAGCAACTCCACGGACCTGTCCAACGCCATCAAGACCGCCACGGCCGGCACGGTCATCCAGGTGCGCGGTGGCACTTATCACCCGACGGCCACCCTCCAGTCCACGGCCAACGGCACCTCCTCCTCACCGGTCACCCTCACGGCGTACGGCTCGGAGACCGTGAAGATCGACGGCTCCTCGCTCCCCGACGGCGACTGGATCTTCAAACTGACCGCCGACTACTGGAACGTCTCCAACATCACCTTCCAGAACTCCCCGGACAGTGCCGTCGTCTGCCAGTCCTGCACCGGCACCAACTGGAACAACATCAAGACCATCAACGGCGGCGACTCCGGCTTCACCCTCACCGGAGACGGGACGGTCAACAACACGGTCAAGAACATCGACTCCTACGGCAACTACGACGCCGCGAACCACGGGGAGAACGCCGACGGGATCGCCGTGAAGTTCGGCTCCGGCACCGGGAACCTCATCACCGGCGCCCGCCTCTACAACAACTCGGACGACGGGATCGACTTCTGGTCCTTCTCCTCGCCCGTCACCGTCGAGCACACCTGGTCCATGGGCAACGGCGTCAACCGCTGGTCCGACTCGGCCTTCGCGGGCGACGGCAACGGCTACAAGCTGGGCGGCGACGACGAGGTCGTCGCGCATGTCATCAACAACTCGGCCGCCTGGGGAAACGCCGGAAACGGTTTCACCGAGAACTCCAACACCGGGGCGATCGTCATCAACCGCACCACGGCCTACGCCAACAGCAAGTGGGGCTACTACTTCGCCACCAGCTCCGCCAAGCTCGGCAAGAACCTCGCGGTCGGCAACGGCGGCGGCGCGGTCAACAAGGGCTCGAAGGTCACCTCGGCGGGCAACAACTGGGACTCCGGCGTCTCCACCCCCGCCTTCAGGTCGACGGACGCGAGCAGCACGTACAACGCACGCAGCTCCAGCGGCACCCTGCCCGCCACCACGTTCCTGACGACCGGCTCGACGACCATCGGAGCGACGATGAACTGA
- a CDS encoding SigE family RNA polymerase sigma factor, protein MGTVVDDAASVEFHAFFDRHYAELSRLAHLLTGEADAADDLAADALLALWNRWDRVRAADHPVAYARGVVANLARTRIRSAVRERRRIALFWSQREEKTENPDIAGVVDVQSALRRLPFRKRACVVLRHAFDLSEKDTALALGVSVGTVKSQTSKGMAELQKLLGARGTPLKVPAMVRTGEATASGRDR, encoded by the coding sequence GTGGGCACAGTCGTCGACGACGCCGCCTCCGTGGAATTCCATGCCTTCTTCGACCGTCACTACGCGGAACTGTCCCGCCTCGCCCATCTGTTGACCGGTGAGGCGGACGCCGCCGACGACCTGGCGGCGGACGCGCTCCTCGCGCTGTGGAACCGCTGGGACCGGGTGCGCGCGGCCGACCATCCGGTGGCGTACGCCCGTGGCGTCGTCGCCAACCTGGCCCGCACCCGTATCCGCAGCGCCGTCCGTGAGCGCCGCCGGATCGCCCTGTTCTGGTCGCAGCGCGAGGAGAAGACGGAGAACCCCGACATCGCGGGCGTGGTGGACGTCCAGTCGGCGTTGCGTAGACTGCCGTTCCGCAAACGGGCCTGTGTGGTGCTGCGGCACGCCTTCGACCTCTCGGAGAAGGACACCGCGCTCGCCCTCGGGGTCTCGGTGGGTACGGTGAAGAGCCAGACCTCCAAGGGAATGGCCGAGCTGCAGAAGCTGCTCGGCGCCAGGGGAACTCCGCTCAAGGTGCCCGCGATGGTGCGCACCGGTGAGGCCACGGCCTCGGGAAGGGACCGATGA